In Candidatus Kaistella beijingensis, a genomic segment contains:
- a CDS encoding RNA polymerase sigma factor, with the protein MPKNELLSLIALAKNKDQKAQTKLINLFWVDVFSFVMKKVQDENVADEITVSVFSKVLSKLEMYDPNFQFKTWILTIAQNSVIDYWRKKSRENEDSTDNFDNIKNQFARSPEELLISEEEQKQIISVIESLDSNYQDIIRLRFFEEKSIKEIAEELNLTIANTKVRIMRAKKVLAELLKNNEFDD; encoded by the coding sequence ATGCCGAAAAACGAACTTCTTTCACTTATCGCTCTTGCCAAAAACAAGGACCAAAAAGCGCAAACCAAACTCATTAATTTGTTTTGGGTGGATGTTTTCAGTTTTGTGATGAAGAAAGTTCAGGATGAAAATGTGGCGGATGAAATTACGGTTTCCGTTTTTTCAAAAGTTTTGTCTAAACTTGAAATGTATGACCCCAATTTTCAGTTCAAGACTTGGATTCTCACCATCGCGCAAAATTCCGTCATCGATTATTGGCGTAAGAAATCTCGTGAAAATGAAGACTCAACCGACAACTTCGACAATATTAAAAATCAGTTTGCACGGTCACCCGAAGAACTTTTAATTTCCGAAGAAGAACAGAAACAAATTATTTCCGTGATCGAAAGCTTGGATTCCAATTATCAGGACATCATCCGACTTAGATTTTTTGAGGAAAAAAGTATCAAAGAAATTGCGGAAGAATTAAATCTCACCATTGCCAACACGAAAGTGAGAATCATGCGCGCCAAAAAAGTTCTCGCAGAATTACTGAAAAACAACGAGTTCGACGATTAA
- the lipA gene encoding lipoyl synthase, protein MSETVTNNTIQKPKWIRVKLPTGKNYRELRTLVDKYKLNTICQSGSCPNMGECWGEGTATFMILGNICTRSCGFCGVKTGKPLDVNWDEPEKVARSIKLMKIKHAVLTSVDRDDLKDMGSILWAETVNAVRRISPGTTMETLIPDFQGITKHIDRILEVAPEVISHNMETVKRLTREVRIQAKYERSLEVLRYMKEAGQNRTKTGLMLGLGEEKDEVFQTIEDIRNANVDVITIGQYLQPTKKHLPVKKFITPEEFNEFGDFARNLGFRHVESSPLVRSSYHAEKHIH, encoded by the coding sequence ATGAGCGAAACAGTTACCAATAACACCATTCAAAAACCAAAATGGATTCGGGTAAAACTTCCAACCGGGAAAAATTACCGCGAACTCAGAACTTTGGTCGATAAATATAAACTCAACACCATTTGCCAAAGCGGAAGTTGTCCGAACATGGGCGAATGTTGGGGAGAAGGAACGGCAACTTTCATGATTCTCGGAAATATTTGTACCAGAAGTTGCGGATTCTGTGGCGTAAAAACTGGAAAACCACTCGACGTTAATTGGGATGAGCCCGAAAAAGTGGCGCGTTCCATCAAGTTGATGAAAATCAAACACGCGGTTCTCACTTCTGTTGACCGAGATGATTTGAAAGACATGGGTTCTATTTTGTGGGCAGAAACCGTGAATGCAGTTCGCAGAATTTCTCCCGGAACAACGATGGAGACTTTGATTCCCGATTTCCAGGGAATTACCAAACATATTGACAGAATTTTGGAAGTGGCTCCCGAAGTCATTTCCCACAATATGGAAACCGTGAAAAGATTGACGCGCGAAGTTCGCATTCAGGCAAAATACGAACGAAGTCTTGAAGTTTTGCGATACATGAAAGAAGCCGGACAAAATCGCACAAAGACAGGATTAATGCTTGGTTTAGGTGAAGAAAAAGATGAGGTTTTCCAAACGATTGAAGACATCAGAAATGCGAATGTGGATGTAATCACGATTGGACAATATCTTCAACCCACCAAAAAACATTTACCCGTAAAAAAATTCATCACTCCTGAAGAATTCAACGAGTTTGGAGATTTTGCAAGAAATTTAGGTTTCCGACATGTGGAAAGTTCACCGTTGGTGAGAAGTTCTTATCACGCAGAAAAGCATATTCATTAA
- a CDS encoding dienelactone hydrolase family protein, which produces MKFLKLSIIAFFSLFAISCKENKSTNPNKTETAVSKNIKTEDVVYNIRGINYKSFAAFTTDSDQPKPVVMVIPEWWGLNDYAKSRAKQLAELGYFAMAVDFYGEGKVVDNPEEAGQLAQPFYQIPINAKMIFDAAKARVVTYPNADHSKIAVIGYCFGGAQALNMARQESDLKGAVSFHGNLMTGVKPKNNKVKILVCNGANDTFVSPEEIAAFKKEMDSAKINYTFIDYPNSLHSFTNPASTEVGKKFNMKIAYNKEADEKSWNDMKKFLADIFK; this is translated from the coding sequence ATGAAATTCCTAAAATTATCCATTATCGCTTTCTTTTCATTATTTGCAATTTCCTGCAAGGAAAACAAAAGTACCAATCCAAATAAAACGGAGACAGCCGTTTCAAAAAATATTAAAACGGAAGACGTGGTTTACAATATTCGAGGAATAAATTATAAATCTTTTGCTGCATTTACAACAGACTCGGATCAACCAAAACCAGTTGTGATGGTGATTCCCGAATGGTGGGGTTTAAATGACTATGCAAAAAGTCGGGCAAAACAACTCGCAGAATTGGGTTATTTCGCAATGGCGGTTGATTTTTATGGTGAAGGAAAGGTGGTGGATAATCCTGAAGAAGCGGGCCAATTAGCGCAACCGTTTTACCAAATTCCCATCAATGCAAAAATGATTTTCGATGCCGCAAAAGCTAGAGTGGTGACTTATCCCAATGCAGACCATTCTAAAATTGCAGTAATTGGTTACTGTTTCGGAGGTGCGCAAGCTTTGAATATGGCGCGACAGGAAAGTGATCTGAAAGGTGCTGTTTCCTTCCACGGAAATCTGATGACTGGTGTAAAACCAAAAAACAACAAAGTAAAAATCCTCGTCTGCAACGGAGCAAACGACACTTTTGTTTCTCCGGAAGAAATTGCAGCCTTCAAAAAAGAAATGGATTCCGCCAAAATCAATTACACTTTTATCGATTATCCAAACTCGCTGCATTCCTTTACCAATCCCGCCTCTACGGAAGTCGGCAAAAAATTCAACATGAAAATCGCCTACAACAAAGAAGCCGACGAAAAATCATGGAACGACATGAAAAAATTTCTCGCCGATATTTTCAAATAG
- a CDS encoding Dps family protein yields the protein MKPDLGITQKNLNSVNDLLNKVLADGNVIYIKLRKFHWNLSGDNFMELHQLFEAQYDAIAEAIDEVAERISTLGGTAIGTTSEFAKLSQLKETPGKVPDNQGMLKELVSDHETIVKALRKFIDECDTKYGDVGTADFLTGLIQEHEKMAWKLRKYFKTA from the coding sequence ATGAAACCCGATTTAGGAATTACACAGAAAAATTTGAACTCCGTGAACGATTTGCTGAACAAAGTTTTGGCAGACGGAAATGTTATTTACATTAAATTGAGAAAATTCCACTGGAATCTTTCTGGTGATAATTTTATGGAGCTTCACCAACTATTTGAAGCTCAATATGATGCAATTGCAGAAGCCATTGACGAGGTTGCAGAAAGAATCTCTACACTTGGCGGAACAGCCATCGGAACCACTTCTGAATTTGCAAAATTATCTCAACTGAAGGAAACCCCTGGAAAAGTTCCAGACAACCAAGGAATGTTGAAAGAATTGGTTTCAGACCACGAAACCATCGTCAAAGCATTAAGAAAATTTATCGACGAATGCGACACCAAATATGGTGATGTTGGAACCGCAGACTTCTTAACAGGACTTATTCAAGAGCACGAAAAAATGGCTTGGAAGTTGAGAAAATATTTTAAGACAGCTTAA